TGGCAATCGACTAAAGTTGCGCATAGCCGCTCCGGCGACAGAGGGCAAAGCCAATACCGCTGCGATCGCGTTTTTAGCACAACGCTTTGGCGTCAGCAAAAGCCAAATCAGCATCACTGCAGGCGCGCAAAGTCGGCAGAAAACTCTTAAAATTACCTCGCCTCAGCGGCTGCCAGAAGAACTGACCATTGCTTCACCCCTATAAGTGGAAATCTAGAGTGAAAATAAGGACACCGGGCTAAATGACAAACACCTCCTCCAACCGCCTCAACCAGAGCGACAGCGTGGGTATTGTCACACCTCAAACATTGCACTTTGATCAGCCCTTGCGGCTGGCCTGCGGCCAAGACCTGCCCGAGCACGACATCGTCTACGAAACATACGGCGAGTTGAACGCGGACAAATCCAACGCCATCTTGATTTGCCATGCCCTCAGCGGCCACCATCACGCCGCCGGTTTCCA
The DNA window shown above is from Spongiibacter sp. IMCC21906 and carries:
- a CDS encoding DUF167 family protein gives rise to the protein MSDDFYHWQNRDLILHCHLQPGAKQSSICGRHGNRLKLRIAAPATEGKANTAAIAFLAQRFGVSKSQISITAGAQSRQKTLKITSPQRLPEELTIASPL